A window from Pirellulales bacterium encodes these proteins:
- a CDS encoding helix-turn-helix domain-containing protein: MKSRSSIETISASSAASSVSLISADELATILSVSKRTIWRLLSGKRLPEPLRIGGSVRWRREQIDRWIEQGCPSAASSGPYHNLP, from the coding sequence ATGAAATCTCGATCATCCATCGAAACAATTTCGGCCAGTTCCGCTGCCAGTTCAGTATCGCTCATTTCCGCCGACGAGCTAGCTACAATTTTGAGCGTTTCCAAACGCACGATTTGGCGATTGCTCAGCGGTAAGAGGCTGCCTGAACCGTTGCGGATCGGCGGCAGCGTTCGCTGGCGGCGTGAGCAAATCGACCGCTGGATCGAACAAGGTTGCCCATCGGCCGCTAGTAGCGGTCCATATCACAATTTGCCCTGA
- a CDS encoding type IV secretion system DNA-binding domain-containing protein encodes MFQRKRQPVSQPAGDEPCQLDGDPLIQWGEVPLPASDATAGFVAFGAPGSGKSIMLQLLEQSVLPRIPAGNDMRALVYDAKGDATSRLAAVCPHVERRNSNPFDQRGWAWNMCADIREPRVAVEIGFTLIPETHESQPFFSDAARAWLIGVMLSFMLTGADWTFGDLVRVLKSERRIKAVLKRHPQTRDIIEQYFSRHDQRLVANIMSTVATKLLRFEPVAAAWDTATNRFSLEDWIKENWILILGNSEASRIPIDAINRCMFRRSVDLLLGQSESFTRQTWYFLDEVTEIGGRLPNLVSLMKKGRSKGGCVAMAMQSISALRDQSNYGQYFASEILGQIANRWIGRLECVDTAEFLSRLIGDQERTVVHESFTSGKNGNSTTTSKHLETRRLVMPSELMSIDECNYENGISGYHVMRSIGTFKANIPSDQLFDELLIPRDASVPDFVPRPSEAQFLRPWTKDDTRRFIGRRIPKCPSRDRDEERRDRRRRRPKHKRDRDTRDDEKKRDNDRQA; translated from the coding sequence ATGTTTCAACGAAAGCGGCAACCCGTGAGTCAGCCTGCCGGAGACGAACCGTGCCAACTTGATGGCGATCCACTGATCCAGTGGGGTGAAGTGCCGTTGCCCGCCAGCGACGCGACTGCGGGATTCGTGGCGTTCGGCGCCCCCGGCAGTGGAAAATCCATCATGCTACAGTTGCTGGAGCAAAGCGTGCTGCCACGCATCCCGGCTGGGAACGACATGCGGGCGCTGGTTTACGATGCCAAGGGAGATGCAACTTCACGGTTGGCGGCCGTTTGTCCGCACGTCGAACGACGAAACTCCAATCCGTTTGACCAGCGCGGCTGGGCGTGGAACATGTGCGCCGATATCCGCGAGCCGCGCGTCGCCGTCGAGATTGGCTTCACATTGATTCCCGAAACGCACGAATCGCAACCGTTTTTTAGCGACGCCGCGCGCGCTTGGCTGATCGGCGTGATGTTGAGTTTTATGTTGACTGGCGCCGATTGGACATTCGGTGATTTGGTGCGCGTGCTTAAGTCAGAACGGCGGATCAAGGCCGTCTTGAAACGTCATCCCCAAACCCGCGATATCATCGAGCAATATTTTAGTCGACACGATCAGCGGCTTGTCGCCAATATTATGTCGACCGTGGCGACGAAGTTACTGCGTTTTGAACCAGTCGCCGCGGCCTGGGACACGGCCACGAATCGGTTCTCGCTCGAAGACTGGATCAAGGAAAATTGGATTCTGATTTTGGGCAACAGTGAAGCGAGCCGCATTCCGATTGACGCGATCAATCGTTGTATGTTTCGGCGCAGCGTTGATCTGCTCTTGGGTCAGTCGGAGAGTTTCACCCGGCAGACGTGGTATTTCTTGGACGAAGTGACCGAGATTGGAGGGCGGCTCCCGAATCTCGTTTCGTTGATGAAAAAAGGAAGGTCGAAAGGCGGCTGCGTGGCTATGGCAATGCAGTCAATTAGCGCCTTACGTGACCAATCGAATTACGGCCAGTATTTTGCTTCAGAAATCCTTGGCCAGATCGCGAATCGCTGGATTGGTCGCTTGGAGTGCGTCGATACCGCTGAGTTTCTGTCGCGACTGATCGGCGATCAGGAACGGACCGTCGTTCACGAGAGTTTTACCAGCGGTAAAAACGGCAATTCAACAACGACCTCCAAGCATTTGGAAACCCGGCGACTGGTGATGCCCAGCGAACTGATGTCGATCGACGAGTGCAACTACGAAAACGGCATCTCTGGGTACCACGTGATGCGCTCGATTGGCACCTTTAAGGCCAACATCCCCAGCGACCAGCTTTTCGACGAACTGCTCATACCCCGCGATGCATCGGTGCCCGACTTCGTGCCACGGCCAAGCGAAGCGCAATTCCTGCGTCCATGGACCAAAGATGACACGCGACGTTTCATCGGCCGGCGTATTCCAAAGTGTCCTAGCCGCGATCGTGACGAAGAACGACGCGACCGCCGGCGCCGTCGTCCGAAGCACAAACGCGACCGCGATACCCGAGACGATGAAAAGAAGCGTGACAATGACCGTCAAGCATGA
- the mobF gene encoding MobF family relaxase, whose amino-acid sequence MASYSVLGAKGKGGAGTVDGSYYVSLTSESYYTDGGEPPGKWFGQAARALGLVGTVDRDPLRNLLAGMSLDGKTELVKIQHSKTEKRRSRAPGFDVTFSVPKSVSVAFALSGENTRKIIRAAIDRATLDVLSFAESTLPLARRGKCGTQQEAGKLVCALFDHSTSRAGDPQLHRHCVIVNLCQRQDGTWRTINSKLLASWVRTLGPAFRLALAKELREKLGYELYRPLLKSGKRSTSFEIRGISKRVCQHWSSRRGQLLDVASGKEFEILGGVTSAKARERANLLSRQSKAKVLPLAVLLEGWRNTALRLGINLDEITKLVRPFKAQNVEAAYRKAWTRALRELTEQHAHFSNRELIQKMCEALQTTAIGLDQLLAWVDRDLAHHKDIVQLKQFENEDHYTTREMWQLEEKLLAAAERLTKATGPVLDSSSIDLVIRRRKTISPDQEKAVRELLGSSSRLRILAGVAGSGKSFTLDAMRSGLQLANYTVIGGALAGTAAEELQKASKIKSRTVASYLWHLDKSTLTKVRDRVIHDAKQLIRAAFGRPTAKFNGVKVGSNTALVVDEAGMLDTRTLYRLIRIAERKGSTLILAGDDKQLAPIEAGAPFGYLLKKHGHSFLAENRRQQDAADRKAVAMLRAGKGIEKMLQGYAERGCLTVAKDKSSAVNQLVKTWAANGGKKRPQEHVIFTETRAEAEVVNRLCQRERLKSLKIMPLVRVRINGQSFHLGDRVKFNEPLGKYSIRNGYRGKVVRINPTIGFLGTITIKLDKPLPKRTIFSKTIDIVTIPVHKLRGGKISLGYASSTHTGQGQTVKNSYLLLGGAMTSREIAYVQATRAKHKTQIFTDELHAGKDLKDLARAVEKSKAKNLARDVGLKNSDHQLVQRLEIERGRS is encoded by the coding sequence TATTCGGTTCTTGGCGCCAAGGGAAAAGGGGGCGCGGGCACCGTCGATGGCAGTTATTACGTCAGTCTTACCTCGGAATCCTATTACACCGATGGCGGGGAGCCGCCAGGCAAATGGTTCGGCCAGGCCGCCCGCGCACTGGGACTCGTCGGCACGGTCGATCGAGATCCGCTGCGAAATCTGCTGGCCGGCATGAGCCTCGATGGCAAGACCGAGCTGGTGAAGATTCAGCACTCCAAAACTGAAAAGCGGCGCAGCCGAGCACCGGGCTTCGATGTGACGTTCAGTGTCCCAAAATCGGTCTCCGTGGCGTTCGCGCTCTCAGGCGAAAACACACGCAAGATCATTCGCGCGGCAATTGATCGTGCAACGCTTGATGTGCTTTCGTTCGCGGAATCAACGTTACCGCTGGCACGGCGCGGCAAATGCGGAACACAGCAAGAAGCAGGCAAGCTGGTTTGTGCGCTGTTTGACCATTCAACTTCCAGGGCCGGTGATCCCCAATTGCATCGACACTGCGTGATCGTCAATCTCTGCCAGCGGCAGGATGGTACCTGGAGGACGATCAATTCCAAATTGCTGGCAAGCTGGGTAAGGACTCTCGGGCCTGCCTTCCGCCTGGCACTCGCCAAGGAATTACGAGAAAAGCTGGGCTACGAGCTATATCGACCGCTGCTGAAGAGCGGCAAGCGTTCAACCAGTTTTGAAATTCGCGGAATTTCCAAACGGGTTTGCCAGCATTGGTCGAGCCGCCGCGGGCAATTGCTCGATGTCGCCAGTGGCAAAGAGTTTGAAATCCTGGGCGGCGTGACCAGCGCTAAGGCACGCGAGCGCGCGAATCTGCTATCGCGTCAAAGTAAAGCAAAAGTTCTGCCGCTGGCCGTATTGCTGGAAGGTTGGCGTAACACCGCCCTCAGGCTTGGCATCAATCTCGATGAGATCACCAAGCTAGTCCGGCCGTTCAAAGCGCAGAATGTCGAAGCAGCTTATCGCAAGGCCTGGACTCGCGCGCTCCGGGAGCTAACTGAGCAGCATGCACACTTTAGCAACCGTGAACTGATTCAAAAGATGTGTGAGGCGCTGCAGACGACAGCCATCGGCTTGGATCAGTTATTGGCGTGGGTCGACCGAGATCTTGCGCACCACAAAGACATCGTTCAACTCAAGCAATTCGAGAACGAAGATCACTATACGACGCGTGAGATGTGGCAGCTCGAAGAAAAACTGCTCGCCGCAGCAGAACGTCTCACAAAGGCAACTGGTCCAGTGCTGGATTCCAGCTCAATTGATCTCGTGATTCGTCGCCGCAAAACTATTTCACCGGATCAGGAGAAAGCCGTTCGCGAGCTACTTGGATCTTCATCGCGATTGCGGATTCTGGCCGGCGTCGCGGGATCGGGCAAATCATTTACACTTGACGCCATGCGCTCGGGATTGCAGCTTGCCAATTATACAGTGATCGGTGGCGCCTTGGCCGGCACGGCCGCTGAAGAGCTGCAGAAAGCCTCCAAAATAAAATCACGTACGGTGGCCAGTTATCTCTGGCATCTTGATAAATCGACTCTGACCAAAGTGCGCGACCGAGTCATCCATGATGCGAAGCAACTCATTCGCGCCGCTTTCGGCAGGCCAACGGCCAAATTTAACGGAGTGAAGGTCGGTTCCAACACGGCCCTGGTCGTGGACGAAGCCGGGATGCTGGACACAAGAACGCTGTATCGCCTTATTCGCATCGCCGAACGTAAGGGATCGACTTTGATTCTCGCTGGAGACGACAAACAGCTCGCGCCGATTGAAGCCGGCGCGCCGTTTGGTTACTTGCTGAAAAAACATGGGCACTCGTTTCTTGCCGAAAACCGACGCCAGCAAGATGCCGCTGATCGCAAAGCAGTCGCCATGCTTCGCGCAGGCAAGGGGATCGAAAAAATGTTGCAAGGTTATGCCGAACGGGGCTGTCTAACAGTGGCCAAGGATAAATCATCGGCCGTCAACCAACTTGTCAAAACGTGGGCAGCCAACGGCGGAAAAAAGCGTCCCCAGGAACATGTCATCTTTACGGAGACTCGGGCTGAGGCCGAAGTGGTGAATCGCCTTTGCCAGCGCGAGCGGCTCAAATCGCTGAAAATCATGCCGTTGGTGCGTGTGCGAATCAACGGACAATCATTCCACCTCGGGGATCGAGTGAAATTCAACGAGCCCTTGGGAAAATACTCCATCCGCAACGGGTATCGCGGGAAAGTCGTGCGCATCAATCCGACCATCGGATTCTTGGGCACGATCACGATCAAGCTGGACAAACCGTTGCCGAAGCGCACCATCTTCTCCAAAACCATCGACATCGTGACGATCCCAGTCCACAAGCTGCGTGGGGGCAAAATCAGCTTGGGCTATGCGTCATCCACACACACTGGGCAAGGGCAGACCGTGAAAAACAGTTATCTGCTCTTGGGTGGCGCCATGACCTCGCGCGAAATCGCCTACGTCCAAGCGACCCGCGCCAAACATAAAACGCAGATCTTCACCGACGAATTGCACGCCGGCAAAGACCTGAAAGATCTTGCGCGCGCCGTCGAGAAATCAAAAGCCAAGAACTTGGCCCGCGACGTGGGCTTAAAGAACTCCGATCACCAGTTGGTTCAACGCCTGGAGATTGAACGCGGCCGCTCCTGA
- a CDS encoding phage Gp37/Gp68 family protein, which yields MSANSQIEWTDATWNPVRGCTNISPGCKHCYAATFAERFRGVPGHPYEQGFDLRLVPEKLAEPLKWSKAKMVFVNSMSDLFQQGVPDSYIRQVAVIMQMADWHTYQVLTKRAQKMREMLQTQLGYVAGLDHIWWGVSVEDRKYGLPRIEVLRQSPAAVRFLSIEPLLEDLGTIDLTGIHWVIVGGESGHGARPMEKSWVVSIQEQCCAAGIPFFFKQWGGVHKSKTGRLLDGQTFNEMPARTCKSAPDRTQRAVLLREVGGWNFQEHLPVA from the coding sequence ATGAGCGCTAATTCTCAAATCGAATGGACCGATGCAACTTGGAATCCGGTGCGTGGCTGCACAAACATCAGCCCGGGTTGCAAGCACTGTTACGCAGCAACCTTTGCCGAACGTTTTCGGGGAGTTCCAGGCCATCCCTACGAGCAGGGATTCGACCTTCGCCTGGTTCCCGAAAAACTCGCTGAGCCACTCAAATGGTCCAAAGCCAAAATGGTTTTCGTCAATTCGATGAGCGATTTGTTTCAGCAGGGTGTGCCGGACAGCTACATCCGGCAGGTCGCGGTGATAATGCAGATGGCCGATTGGCATACGTACCAGGTGTTGACTAAACGCGCCCAAAAAATGCGAGAGATGCTGCAAACGCAGCTTGGGTACGTTGCCGGACTCGACCATATCTGGTGGGGTGTCAGCGTCGAAGATCGCAAATACGGTCTGCCGAGGATCGAAGTTCTTCGCCAATCCCCGGCGGCAGTCCGATTTCTTTCCATCGAGCCACTATTGGAAGACCTGGGAACAATCGATCTGACCGGCATTCATTGGGTCATTGTCGGCGGCGAGAGCGGTCATGGTGCTCGGCCCATGGAAAAGTCCTGGGTCGTAAGCATTCAAGAGCAGTGCTGCGCCGCCGGTATTCCGTTCTTCTTCAAGCAGTGGGGCGGAGTGCATAAATCAAAAACTGGCAGATTGCTGGACGGTCAAACATTCAACGAGATGCCGGCACGAACATGCAAAAGTGCGCCGGATCGCACACAACGTGCTGTTCTACTGCGCGAAGTTGGCGGCTGGAATTTCCAGGAACATTTACCCGTGGCTTGA